From the Tripterygium wilfordii isolate XIE 37 chromosome 6, ASM1340144v1, whole genome shotgun sequence genome, one window contains:
- the LOC119999482 gene encoding probable E3 ubiquitin-protein ligase XERICO, which produces MGLSSLPAPSEGVICVLLVNTALSISIVKAIVRSILHVVGIRVSSSSQSPPPSDYPESLVEPIGFCMNPSDSYVSEFRSMNPAIRFDSVSSCKHHEHECSVCLNQFEPESEINCLSCGHLFHKVCLESWLNYSNITCPMCRTSLMSELEPSCLW; this is translated from the coding sequence ATGGGTCTCTCTAGCCTTCCTGCTCCATCTGAAGGAGTTATATGTGTATTACTGGTAAACACTGCACTGTCTATCTCAATAGTTAAAGCCATAGTCCGATCAATCCTTCACGTTGTGGGCATCCGCGTCTCCTCATCGTCACAATCACCTCCTCCATCAGATTACCCTGAAAGCCTTGTAGAACCAATTGGGTTTTGTATGAACCCCTCGGATAGTTATGTTTCGGAGTTTCGGAGTATGAACCCAGCAATTCGTTTCGACTCTGTATCTAGTTGTAAGCACCATGAGCATGAATGCTCGGTTTGCTTGAATCAGTTTGAGCCGGAATCGGAAATAAACTGCCTGTCGTGTGGCCATCTCTTTCACAAGGTTTGTCTGGAGAGTTGGTTGAATTACTCCAACATTACATGCCCTATGTGCAGGACTTCTTTGATGTCTGAGCTAGAGCCATCTTGCTTATGGTGA